A single region of the Rhizobium grahamii genome encodes:
- a CDS encoding response regulator: MTNRQKHLSVVDDDESVREALPDLLRSFGFSVDAFSSAEAFLNAEAFKISDGMILDIAMPGMTGPELYKELSRRGQRVPTIFITALKDEILRTRLLNEGALECLFKPFGDDELQEALRAIA, translated from the coding sequence ATGACAAACAGACAGAAACATCTCTCCGTGGTCGATGACGACGAGTCCGTTCGAGAAGCGCTGCCAGACCTCCTTCGCTCATTCGGCTTCAGTGTCGATGCCTTCAGTTCTGCGGAGGCATTCCTGAACGCGGAGGCATTCAAGATCAGCGACGGCATGATACTCGATATCGCCATGCCCGGCATGACCGGACCGGAGCTTTACAAGGAGCTATCGAGGAGAGGCCAGCGGGTGCCGACCATCTTTATTACGGCACTCAAGGATGAAATCCTGCGGACCCGTTTACTGAATGAAGGAGCCCTTGAGTGTCTCTTCAAGCCGTTCGGTGACGATGAACTGCAGGAAGCACTCCGCGCTATAGCTTAA
- a CDS encoding epoxide hydrolase family protein, protein MSKIQLTVTRRTLLATAATASAMGMIPQAFAATSAAPGIKPFKFVATDEQLADLHRRVAATRWPDEENVSDDGQGVRLGTIKKLAKHWKGHDWRKVEARLNAFPQFTTELDGLDIHFIHVKSKHENALPIIITHGWPGSVIEQLKIIKPLTDPTAYGGTEADAFHVVIPSLPGYGFSGKPRETGWNPPRIAKAWAVLMERLGYTKYVAQGGDWGNAVTELMAVQQPPGLLGIHTNMAATVPAEISKSLAAGTPPEGLSADEKRAWDQLDDFNKNGLGYAIEMNNRPQTLYGIVDSPVGLAAWMLDHDIRSYRMIARSIDGGKEGLSPDDVLDNVTLYWLTNTAISSARLYWDNAHHPSGGFFDPRGIKIPVAVSAFPDEIYQAPQSWAEKAYPNLIHYNRPPKGGHFAAWEQPELFTSELRASFKSLRDQI, encoded by the coding sequence ATGTCCAAGATTCAGCTGACCGTCACGCGTCGAACCCTTCTCGCAACCGCCGCGACCGCAAGCGCGATGGGCATGATCCCACAGGCATTCGCCGCCACGAGTGCCGCTCCCGGGATCAAGCCATTCAAGTTTGTCGCAACTGACGAGCAGCTCGCTGATCTCCACCGTCGCGTCGCGGCCACGCGGTGGCCGGATGAGGAAAACGTGTCGGACGATGGCCAGGGCGTTCGCCTCGGCACGATCAAGAAGCTCGCCAAACATTGGAAAGGCCACGATTGGCGCAAGGTCGAAGCCCGTCTCAATGCGTTCCCGCAGTTCACCACGGAGCTCGACGGTCTCGACATCCACTTCATCCATGTGAAGTCGAAGCACGAAAACGCGCTGCCGATCATCATCACCCACGGCTGGCCAGGCTCCGTGATCGAGCAGCTGAAGATCATCAAGCCGCTGACGGATCCGACAGCCTATGGCGGTACCGAAGCCGACGCCTTTCACGTCGTCATTCCCTCCCTGCCCGGCTACGGCTTTTCCGGCAAGCCTCGGGAGACCGGATGGAACCCGCCGCGGATCGCAAAAGCCTGGGCCGTGCTCATGGAGCGTCTCGGATACACGAAGTATGTCGCGCAGGGCGGCGACTGGGGCAATGCGGTGACCGAACTCATGGCCGTACAGCAGCCTCCCGGACTTCTCGGCATTCACACGAACATGGCCGCCACGGTCCCGGCCGAAATTTCCAAATCGCTGGCCGCCGGGACACCGCCGGAGGGCCTGTCGGCCGACGAAAAGAGGGCCTGGGATCAGCTCGACGACTTCAACAAGAACGGCCTCGGCTACGCGATCGAAATGAACAACCGACCCCAGACGCTTTACGGCATCGTCGACTCGCCCGTTGGACTAGCTGCCTGGATGCTCGACCACGATATCCGCAGCTACCGAATGATCGCGCGGTCGATCGACGGCGGGAAGGAAGGCCTGAGCCCCGACGACGTACTCGACAACGTCACATTGTATTGGCTGACGAACACCGCGATTTCGTCGGCAAGGCTTTATTGGGACAACGCCCACCACCCCAGCGGAGGGTTCTTCGATCCTCGCGGCATCAAGATCCCAGTTGCGGTCAGCGCCTTTCCCGACGAGATCTACCAAGCGCCGCAGAGCTGGGCCGAGAAAGCCTATCCGAACCTTATTCATTACAATCGCCCGCCGAAGGGCGGTCACTTCGCGGCCTGGGAACAGCCTGAGCTCTTCACTTCGGAGCTCCGCGCCTCGTTCAAGTCGCTTCGCGACCAGATCTGA
- a CDS encoding hydrolase, with protein MSNKLQVLTPQNSQLIFIDQQPQMAFGVQSIDRQTLKNNVVGLAKAGKIFNIPTTITTVETSSFSGNTFPELLSVFPENDILERTSMNSWDDQNVRDALAQNAANGRKKVVVSGLWTEVCNTTFALSCLNDTDYEIYMVADASGGTSLDAHKYAMDRMVQAGVIPVTWQQVLLEWQRDWARKETYDAVTSLVKEHSGAYGMGIDYAVTHVHGGTERVSHGKRIGPKPAK; from the coding sequence ATGTCCAACAAACTCCAGGTTCTCACCCCGCAGAACAGCCAGCTGATCTTCATCGACCAGCAGCCGCAGATGGCTTTCGGCGTTCAGTCGATTGACCGGCAGACCCTGAAGAACAACGTGGTTGGCCTCGCCAAGGCCGGCAAGATCTTCAACATCCCGACCACCATCACCACGGTCGAAACATCATCCTTCTCCGGCAACACATTTCCGGAATTGCTTTCCGTGTTCCCGGAAAACGACATCCTGGAACGGACCTCGATGAACTCGTGGGATGACCAGAACGTTCGCGACGCCTTGGCCCAGAACGCCGCAAACGGCCGCAAGAAGGTTGTTGTCTCGGGTCTATGGACAGAAGTCTGCAACACGACGTTCGCGCTGTCCTGCCTGAACGACACCGACTACGAAATCTACATGGTGGCCGATGCCTCCGGTGGCACCTCGCTCGATGCGCACAAGTATGCAATGGACCGGATGGTTCAGGCTGGCGTCATTCCGGTGACCTGGCAGCAGGTCCTGCTGGAGTGGCAGCGTGATTGGGCTCGCAAGGAGACCTACGACGCCGTGACCTCGCTGGTTAAGGAGCATTCCGGAGCCTACGGCATGGGCATCGACTACGCGGTTACCCACGTTCACGGTGGCACAGAGCGCGTCAGCCATGGAAAGCGGATCGGTCCGAAACCCGCCAAGTAA
- a CDS encoding sensor histidine kinase: MNEVIALLANDQRRNSVVIRTSFLRDLPPVNGDRVQLQQVISNLLRNSIDAVKGIRDRLKMIEIRTRIDDDGLVGLAVIDNGIGIETDSASRLFEAFYTTKTDGMGIGLTICRSIIENHGGRLWAEANDGPGVTIHFSLPAYLAAAETSPTFV, encoded by the coding sequence GTGAATGAGGTCATCGCCCTTCTGGCCAACGATCAGAGGAGAAACAGCGTCGTGATCCGGACCTCGTTTCTGCGGGATCTCCCTCCAGTCAACGGTGACCGTGTGCAGCTCCAGCAAGTCATCAGCAACCTGCTCCGAAACTCGATCGATGCCGTCAAAGGCATTCGGGATCGGTTGAAAATGATCGAGATCCGTACCCGGATCGACGACGACGGTCTTGTCGGCTTAGCCGTCATTGACAACGGGATAGGAATTGAAACGGATTCCGCTTCGCGCTTGTTCGAGGCGTTCTACACCACGAAAACGGATGGGATGGGCATCGGTCTCACCATTTGCCGCTCGATCATCGAAAACCATGGCGGCAGACTGTGGGCTGAAGCAAATGATGGCCCTGGCGTAACCATCCACTTTTCCCTCCCCGCCTATTTGGCTGCGGCAGAGACCTCGCCAACCTTCGTATAA
- a CDS encoding XapX domain-containing protein, with translation MKLYLLSLGAGLLVGIVYSLLNVRSPAPPVVALVGLLGILVGEQLIPFAKTIWSKEPAAVSWINQIKPHMFGHLPKGSGNKDLAAGPGAAAKSDS, from the coding sequence ATGAAACTTTATCTTCTGTCGCTCGGCGCCGGTCTTCTGGTCGGCATTGTCTACAGCCTGCTGAACGTAAGATCGCCGGCTCCGCCTGTTGTAGCCCTGGTCGGTCTCCTGGGCATCCTCGTCGGCGAGCAACTCATTCCCTTTGCCAAGACGATCTGGAGCAAGGAACCTGCAGCCGTTTCGTGGATCAACCAGATCAAGCCGCACATGTTCGGCCATCTGCCGAAGGGCAGCGGAAACAAGGATCTGGCGGCTGGGCCTGGTGCGGCTGCCAAGTCGGATAGCTGA
- a CDS encoding PAS domain-containing protein, with amino-acid sequence MEADFGEVLNALPNIVFTVRADGRVDFVNHRWEEYTGLRWSMKDHWSWEDVVEPTDLPSLTATLHAGTGKEARECEVRLRSTDGRLRWFLIGCRPIRAASGEISKWCAIATDIDDRKISALSLAESEREARLILGTIAGMVALFTPDGRLNGSNQQLLDYFQMPLEEVAQWATNGITHPDDLEHCIDTFTSSLRTGDPYDFETRFRRHDGMFRWFQIRGCPFETKAEISSAGTGC; translated from the coding sequence ATGGAAGCGGATTTCGGCGAAGTCTTGAATGCACTTCCAAATATCGTCTTCACTGTGCGTGCAGATGGCCGCGTCGATTTTGTAAACCATCGATGGGAAGAGTACACGGGGCTGCGGTGGTCGATGAAGGATCATTGGAGCTGGGAGGATGTGGTCGAGCCCACCGATTTGCCTTCGCTGACTGCGACCCTGCATGCCGGCACGGGGAAAGAGGCTCGCGAATGCGAGGTGCGCCTGCGAAGCACAGATGGTCGTCTTCGATGGTTTCTTATCGGCTGCAGACCCATCAGGGCGGCTTCGGGTGAAATATCAAAGTGGTGCGCCATCGCAACTGATATCGACGACCGCAAGATTTCCGCGCTCAGCCTCGCCGAGAGCGAGCGCGAGGCAAGATTGATCCTCGGCACTATCGCCGGGATGGTCGCGCTCTTTACGCCTGATGGGCGCTTGAACGGAAGCAACCAGCAGCTTCTCGACTATTTCCAGATGCCCCTCGAAGAGGTTGCCCAATGGGCGACCAATGGCATTACCCATCCCGACGACCTGGAACACTGCATCGACACGTTCACCTCATCACTCAGGACCGGCGATCCATACGATTTCGAGACTCGCTTCCGACGCCATGACGGCATGTTCAGATGGTTCCAGATTCGGGGCTGCCCGTTCGAGACGAAGGCGGAAATATCATCCGCTGGTACGGGCTGCTGA
- a CDS encoding DMT family transporter has translation MAMHLLAVHRDGGRAEQATSNSLSIAYSVGVLCWLLSAGVYIAAKWVSPEMPPWALCFWRVLIAWAILMPMVSSHFGDMVALLKKRALEIIIVGGMGLAICQGMIFVGLEHADATTAGIIIALIPIITMILARFILAEPMGRWQVVGSVLAFLGILVIIVKGNPAALMRLEFNPGELWIIAGAFCFSLYTVLLRRAKFDIDRLSLLVLLLGAAVLTALPLYLIELASDDRTTLTTSGFVALAYVAIPGGALMYYLFNRSIETLGASRAGVLLYIQTIFIAILAYLILGEQLQFYHLEGAALIVAGLLLIIFLKSKASAEVKTA, from the coding sequence ATGGCTATGCATCTCCTGGCAGTCCATCGCGATGGAGGCAGGGCGGAACAGGCGACGAGCAATTCGCTTTCGATCGCCTATTCCGTCGGCGTGCTATGCTGGCTGCTGTCGGCGGGCGTCTATATCGCCGCCAAATGGGTATCGCCGGAAATGCCGCCCTGGGCGCTCTGCTTTTGGCGCGTGCTGATAGCCTGGGCGATCCTGATGCCGATGGTCAGCAGCCACTTCGGCGACATGGTCGCTCTTCTGAAAAAGCGAGCGCTGGAAATCATTATTGTCGGCGGCATGGGACTTGCGATCTGCCAGGGAATGATTTTCGTCGGACTTGAACATGCCGACGCCACAACAGCCGGAATCATCATCGCGCTGATCCCGATCATTACGATGATCCTCGCCCGTTTCATTCTGGCCGAGCCCATGGGACGCTGGCAGGTTGTCGGGTCCGTTCTCGCGTTCCTCGGGATCCTTGTCATTATCGTGAAGGGCAACCCCGCCGCCCTCATGCGCTTGGAATTCAACCCAGGAGAGCTCTGGATCATCGCCGGGGCTTTCTGCTTCAGCCTCTACACCGTCCTTCTTCGTCGCGCGAAGTTCGATATCGATCGCCTCTCGCTCCTGGTCTTGCTTCTCGGTGCCGCGGTGCTGACGGCGCTGCCTCTATACCTTATCGAGCTTGCGTCCGACGACCGCACGACACTGACCACCAGCGGCTTTGTCGCGCTTGCCTATGTGGCAATTCCGGGCGGCGCGCTGATGTATTATCTCTTCAATCGGAGCATCGAGACGCTGGGGGCAAGCCGGGCGGGCGTGCTCCTCTACATTCAGACGATCTTCATCGCGATCCTTGCTTACCTGATCCTCGGCGAGCAGCTGCAGTTCTACCACCTCGAGGGCGCGGCGCTCATTGTCGCCGGCCTGCTGCTCATCATCTTCCTCAAGTCGAAGGCCAGCGCTGAGGTAAAGACTGCATAA
- a CDS encoding PAS domain-containing protein, translating into MRESQSQLHLIVNSLPGLIIVLRPDGSVETVNDQSLRFFGYDFAEHQNWQTNDIIHPDDRARAVALFAEAVASAQSYEVVERLRRHDGVYRWFQVRGNPVRDHEGSTIRWYFLLNDIDDRKRAESALADSEREFRHIVNMVPGMIILSTPDGTLDGSNQQLLDYFGIPLEEVQSWATNGITHPDDVQINIDKFMGSLESGEPYHYESRYRRHDGAFRWFQVRGQPLRNAEGKIVRWYGLLTDIDDRKNVEEELRRSRAFLAAGQTVSSTGTFSWNVQTDALTLSDEWLRIFELDGERVTLEQIRERIHPDDLGFLAEKMNSVREVGGNLDYELRLLSREGAIKHIRVISQAIDHQDGHRESLGAIQDITQKRMAEEAGDQLRAELARLTGFLSLGQMSAAIAHEVNQPISGILTNAGTCLRMLSMEPPILRRHSKRLDAPFAMPTGLPKSSSGCERYSASVRSALESSTSTTP; encoded by the coding sequence TTGCGCGAGAGCCAGAGCCAACTTCATCTGATTGTCAATTCGCTTCCTGGCTTGATCATTGTGCTCCGACCCGATGGTTCGGTGGAGACTGTGAACGACCAATCCCTGCGCTTCTTCGGCTATGATTTTGCCGAGCACCAGAACTGGCAAACCAACGACATCATTCATCCGGACGATCGCGCCCGAGCCGTTGCGCTGTTTGCCGAAGCGGTCGCTTCGGCTCAGTCCTATGAGGTAGTGGAAAGGCTTCGCCGCCATGATGGCGTGTATCGGTGGTTCCAAGTCCGGGGGAATCCGGTGCGAGATCACGAGGGATCCACGATAAGGTGGTATTTTCTCCTCAACGATATCGACGACCGTAAGCGCGCCGAGAGTGCGCTGGCAGACAGCGAGAGGGAATTCCGTCACATCGTCAATATGGTGCCTGGGATGATCATACTTTCCACCCCCGACGGCACGCTTGATGGAAGCAACCAGCAGCTCCTCGACTATTTCGGCATACCGCTGGAAGAGGTCCAAAGCTGGGCCACCAATGGCATCACCCATCCCGACGATGTACAGATCAATATCGATAAGTTCATGGGCTCGCTTGAAAGCGGTGAACCCTACCACTACGAAAGCCGGTATCGCCGTCACGATGGTGCGTTTCGCTGGTTCCAGGTCCGCGGCCAGCCCCTCAGGAACGCCGAAGGCAAGATCGTTCGCTGGTATGGCCTCCTCACGGATATAGACGATCGCAAGAATGTCGAGGAGGAGCTAAGGAGGAGCAGGGCGTTCCTCGCTGCAGGACAGACCGTCAGCAGCACCGGCACATTCTCTTGGAACGTACAGACCGACGCGCTGACGCTCTCCGATGAGTGGTTGAGGATTTTCGAGTTGGACGGTGAGCGCGTCACACTTGAACAGATCAGGGAAAGAATCCACCCTGACGACCTCGGTTTTCTGGCTGAAAAGATGAACTCGGTTCGCGAGGTCGGCGGCAACCTAGATTATGAGCTGCGGTTGTTGAGCCGCGAAGGCGCCATCAAGCATATCCGGGTGATCAGCCAGGCGATTGACCACCAGGACGGACACAGAGAATCGCTCGGTGCCATCCAAGACATCACTCAGAAACGCATGGCGGAGGAGGCAGGCGACCAGCTCCGTGCCGAGCTTGCGCGGCTGACCGGGTTCCTTAGCCTTGGCCAGATGTCCGCGGCAATCGCCCATGAAGTCAACCAGCCGATTTCGGGGATCCTCACGAACGCCGGCACATGCCTGCGGATGCTATCGATGGAGCCCCCAATATTGAGACGGCACTCGAAACGGCTCGACGCACCATTCGCGATGCCAACAGGGCTACCGAAGTCATCGTCAGGCTGCGAGCGCTATTCGGCAAGCGTACGATCAGCTTTGGAAAGCTCGACCTCCACGACGCCGTGA
- a CDS encoding isochorismatase family cysteine hydrolase yields MTHLTVPFDAADTGLLVVDPYNDFISEGGKIWPRIQAVAEANHCVEHMEQILKAARGASLRVFFAMHHRYREGDYENWKYIAPIQRAAWHRKSFQDGTWGGQFRAEFVPLAGETVAQEHWCSSGFANTDLDNLLKRQGIQRLIVIGLIAHTCIEATVRFAAELGYDVTVVKDAVADYSDEMMRAALEINMPNYANAIISTSEVLEAISAVQSRAAAE; encoded by the coding sequence ATGACGCACTTAACCGTTCCATTCGACGCGGCTGATACCGGTCTGCTGGTGGTCGACCCCTACAACGACTTCATCTCGGAAGGCGGCAAGATCTGGCCTCGCATTCAGGCTGTCGCCGAGGCCAACCACTGCGTCGAGCATATGGAGCAGATCCTGAAAGCCGCGCGCGGTGCCAGCCTCCGTGTCTTCTTCGCCATGCATCATCGGTATCGCGAAGGTGATTACGAGAACTGGAAATATATCGCGCCGATCCAGCGCGCTGCATGGCACCGCAAGAGCTTCCAGGACGGCACCTGGGGCGGTCAGTTCCGAGCCGAGTTCGTTCCGCTGGCGGGTGAAACCGTCGCTCAAGAACATTGGTGCTCGAGCGGTTTCGCCAACACCGATCTGGACAACCTGCTCAAACGGCAGGGTATCCAACGGCTTATCGTCATCGGTTTGATCGCACACACCTGCATCGAGGCAACCGTGCGGTTCGCGGCCGAGCTTGGATACGACGTGACGGTGGTGAAGGATGCGGTCGCGGACTATTCGGACGAGATGATGCGCGCAGCGCTGGAGATCAACATGCCGAACTACGCGAACGCGATCATCAGCACGAGCGAAGTCCTAGAGGCCATTTCCGCCGTGCAAAGCCGGGCCGCAGCCGAGTAG
- a CDS encoding glycosyltransferase 61 family protein, with protein MLHYRNYLHVLRRKIGRAPDLDEIASRTLVVSPAERGSREAAIYLPNQLDRVREVQFETTREYEMARISAGSVEHAATLAYLIENAHYVDGDLYARGMRHRQVIRPASRAIWKRAVSIDECALPSTAIGDRYFAHHVIDDAATAMLADTIAPTYFARGSSSDNWPHSKAYYELFGLDFPVLDAALIRRAWVFQDYGMTANRRARITALRERAMSSGTAPNGRRIFISRKATGQRRLLENEAELTERLTREGFDVVDPARLTVAEIVERMSGASLICSVEGSNIAHGVLTMANKGAILTLQPPYRFANLWKDYADALDMTYGFVVGEGGKTSFSIRPDDVVKTADMLSAHS; from the coding sequence GTGCTGCATTATCGAAACTACCTTCATGTGCTGCGCAGAAAGATAGGCCGGGCACCTGACCTGGACGAGATAGCGAGCCGGACCCTTGTCGTATCGCCAGCTGAGCGGGGCAGCCGCGAAGCGGCGATCTATCTCCCGAACCAATTGGACCGTGTGCGCGAAGTACAATTCGAAACGACCCGTGAGTACGAGATGGCGCGTATTTCGGCCGGCTCCGTCGAGCATGCAGCCACGCTCGCCTATCTGATCGAGAATGCTCACTACGTCGATGGCGATCTCTACGCGAGAGGCATGCGCCACCGGCAGGTGATCAGGCCCGCTTCGAGGGCAATCTGGAAACGCGCCGTTAGCATCGACGAATGCGCGTTGCCTTCCACGGCAATCGGAGACAGGTACTTCGCCCATCACGTCATCGATGATGCCGCAACCGCGATGCTTGCTGACACAATCGCGCCGACCTACTTCGCACGGGGAAGCTCCTCCGACAACTGGCCGCACTCGAAGGCCTATTACGAGCTGTTTGGCCTCGATTTCCCTGTCCTGGATGCGGCGCTCATTCGAAGGGCTTGGGTCTTTCAGGATTACGGCATGACTGCGAACAGACGTGCTCGCATTACCGCTTTGCGCGAACGCGCCATGTCCAGCGGAACAGCGCCGAACGGGCGCCGCATCTTTATCAGCAGAAAGGCGACCGGCCAGCGCCGTCTACTGGAGAACGAAGCCGAACTGACGGAGCGGCTCACCAGGGAAGGGTTTGACGTCGTGGACCCAGCCAGGCTGACCGTCGCCGAAATCGTCGAGCGAATGTCCGGTGCCTCTCTGATCTGTTCGGTGGAGGGTAGCAACATCGCTCATGGCGTCCTGACCATGGCGAACAAGGGAGCGATACTCACACTTCAACCGCCATATCGCTTCGCCAATCTGTGGAAGGACTATGCTGACGCGCTTGATATGACTTACGGCTTTGTCGTCGGCGAAGGAGGCAAGACGTCCTTCAGCATTCGTCCTGATGACGTGGTGAAGACTGCGGATATGCTCTCCGCACACAGTTAG
- a CDS encoding amidohydrolase yields the protein MHADVILHHGLVTTLDRSNPTASAVAIKDGKFLAVGHDKEIMELAGPDTKIVDLKGKRVLPGLIDNHTHVVRGGLNFNMELRWDGVRSLADAMDMLKRQVANTPPPQWVRVVGGFTEHQFAEKRLPTIDEINAVAPDTPVFLLHLYDRALLNAAALRAVGYTRDTPNPPGGEITRDANGNPTGLLLAKPNAGILYSTLAKGPKLPFDYQVNSTRHFMRELNRLGVTGVIDAGGGFQNYPDDYAVIQKLSDENQLTVRLAYNLFTQKPKAEKEDFLNWTSSVKYKQGTDYFRHNGAGEMLVFSAADFEDFRQPRPDMPPEMEGELEGVVRVLAENRWPWRLHATYDETISRALDVFEKVNQDVPLEGLNWFFDHAETISDRSIDRIAALGGGIAVQHRMAYQGEYFVERYGHGAAEATPPIARMLEKGVKVSAGTDATRVASYNPWVSLAWMITGKTVGGMQLYPRANCLDRETALRMWTEKVTWFSNEEGKKGRIEKGQFADLIVPDKDFFSCAEDEISFLTSELTMVGGKIVYAAHGFQALDENDVPPAMPDWSPVRKFGGYAAWGEPDGAGQRSLRRTAIATCGCANDCGVHGHDHAGSWTSKLPIADLKGFFGALGCSCWAV from the coding sequence ATGCACGCCGACGTCATCCTTCACCACGGACTAGTCACCACCCTTGACCGCAGCAATCCGACGGCAAGCGCCGTTGCTATCAAGGACGGCAAATTCCTCGCCGTCGGCCATGACAAAGAGATCATGGAGCTTGCCGGGCCGGATACGAAGATCGTGGACCTCAAAGGCAAGCGCGTTCTGCCCGGGCTGATCGACAACCACACCCACGTCGTTCGAGGCGGCCTGAACTTCAATATGGAATTGCGCTGGGATGGCGTTCGCTCGCTTGCCGATGCAATGGACATGTTGAAACGGCAGGTGGCGAATACCCCGCCGCCGCAATGGGTGCGCGTTGTCGGCGGTTTTACCGAACATCAGTTCGCGGAAAAGCGCCTCCCGACAATCGACGAGATCAACGCGGTTGCGCCCGATACGCCGGTCTTCCTGCTGCATCTTTACGATCGCGCCCTGCTGAATGCGGCTGCGCTCCGCGCCGTCGGCTATACCCGCGACACCCCCAATCCTCCCGGTGGCGAGATCACCCGCGACGCCAACGGCAATCCGACAGGCCTGCTTCTCGCGAAGCCGAATGCGGGGATCCTCTACTCCACCCTCGCCAAGGGACCGAAACTGCCTTTCGACTATCAGGTCAATTCGACCCGGCACTTCATGCGTGAGCTGAATCGCCTCGGCGTCACCGGCGTCATCGATGCCGGTGGTGGCTTCCAGAACTATCCGGATGACTATGCTGTTATCCAGAAGCTTTCCGACGAAAACCAGCTCACGGTTCGCCTCGCCTACAACCTCTTTACCCAGAAGCCGAAGGCTGAGAAGGAAGACTTCCTCAATTGGACATCCTCGGTGAAATACAAGCAGGGAACGGACTATTTCCGTCACAATGGCGCCGGCGAAATGCTGGTCTTTTCTGCCGCCGATTTTGAAGATTTCCGGCAGCCGCGGCCGGACATGCCGCCGGAGATGGAAGGCGAGCTCGAAGGCGTCGTGCGCGTTCTCGCGGAAAATCGCTGGCCCTGGCGTCTGCACGCCACCTATGACGAGACGATCTCCCGTGCATTGGATGTCTTCGAAAAGGTCAATCAGGATGTGCCGCTTGAGGGCCTGAACTGGTTCTTCGATCACGCGGAGACGATCTCGGATCGTTCCATCGATCGGATCGCAGCGCTTGGCGGTGGTATCGCTGTCCAGCACCGGATGGCCTACCAGGGCGAGTACTTTGTCGAGCGCTATGGCCACGGCGCCGCTGAGGCGACGCCGCCGATTGCTCGCATGCTCGAGAAGGGCGTGAAGGTATCCGCCGGGACCGACGCGACGCGCGTCGCTTCCTATAATCCCTGGGTCTCGCTCGCATGGATGATCACCGGCAAGACGGTTGGAGGCATGCAGCTCTATCCGCGCGCCAATTGCCTGGACCGCGAAACGGCACTGCGGATGTGGACGGAAAAGGTCACCTGGTTCTCGAACGAGGAGGGGAAAAAGGGACGGATCGAGAAGGGGCAGTTCGCGGACCTGATCGTACCGGACAAGGACTTTTTCTCCTGCGCCGAGGACGAAATCTCCTTCCTGACCTCGGAACTGACGATGGTCGGCGGCAAGATCGTCTACGCCGCGCATGGTTTCCAGGCGCTCGATGAAAATGATGTGCCTCCCGCAATGCCGGACTGGTCGCCCGTCCGGAAGTTCGGCGGCTATGCAGCCTGGGGCGAACCGGATGGCGCCGGCCAACGGTCGCTGAGGCGAACGGCAATCGCTACGTGCGGCTGCGCCAACGATTGCGGTGTCCACGGCCACGACCACGCCGGTTCATGGACCTCGAAATTGCCGATAGCGGACCTGAAGGGCTTCTTCGGTGCGCTGGGCTGCTCCTGCTGGGCCGTCTGA